The Acidimicrobiales bacterium region TCTTGAGTCTGGGGTACGGCCCACACCACTGTTTAGGGGCCGCTGTAGCTCGAACTATGGGGAAAGTAGCACTTCAACAAATCCTTCAGAATTGTCCGAAATTTAGCGTTGATAGTGCTTCGGGAAAGTTTGCTTCCGGATCATTTGTGAGGCGCCATGAATACCTACCATTTGCGCATAACTCCTAGTTGAGATTTTGATACTAGGCATCATTATTTGACTTGGTGGAGCTGGGGGGAATCGAACCCCCGTCCGTTTCGGGTTCACCGTCCGCGTTACGACCATTCCCGAGATTGTGGATTACGGTATCCACGCTGCCGGGTCAGATGGGCCTAAAGGCCTCACCGTCGGATCTTTCTCCGATGTCAGCGTTCTTTCCTGCCGTCAGCGGTCTTTCCCTGCTGTCCACCACTACTTCTGTTGCCAGGCTGTAGTGATCAGGCCCCGGGTATCATTACTGG contains the following coding sequences:
- a CDS encoding cytochrome P450, whose product is TTKEVHKHGVMIPEGKKVLMLYASANRDPKEFGPTSDTLLVDRKPKRILSLGYGPHHCLGAAVARTMGKVALQQILQNCPKFSVDSASGKFASGSFVRRHEYLPFAHNS